One part of the Cystobacter ferrugineus genome encodes these proteins:
- a CDS encoding methyl-accepting chemotaxis protein has protein sequence MQTADASPQQVFRQLNQVSLRTVTAHIGPVVYLLMVITGFSGQELLGTLFLLLPPLLLIGGLGPHMLLKWMVTRTLREPDPTESPAARLDRILRLPQAYEGGLIALTALGAAIYAAVPTFYYPGKSAWAIPWSVVIVVLLGMLSGIHTRLMIEQVLRPHAIAEFQRHPEFDLEGTGFTWPRYRWYLPYAFGLFILCALTVSFTVLGREAYPVYLRVLQQVDAMPQGQASPILRAAVGQVLEASALPLLLLNSYVLVVATLSALSLARHLSEGARSVQASMEALAAGAPMLPQWSSTDEIGDLAAATARAFAKLRDFSLSLRDSAGALKNSAEQLGMSTTKQTEVLTLQASALQETQVTAQEIKQTSAMASQKAENVLRQTERANEISQVGEQAIQRTLDGLKAIQGQVNEMASRIRALDERARQIGRITESVKSLADRSNMLALNAAIEAVRSGEHGKGFGVVAREIRSLADQSIKATHNVSIILEDISEAIRTTAAITEEGSAKVGTSLGEIREFGETLQQLSNIVRDNAQSVRQITTAVNQQGTGITQIFQAVTDLSTMMDQTMAQLNTSMSAVDLVRDVSHQVSNFLGNYGWQQKQQDPESH, from the coding sequence ATGCAGACAGCAGACGCCTCACCCCAACAAGTCTTCCGTCAACTCAACCAGGTCTCCCTCCGTACCGTCACGGCGCACATCGGTCCGGTCGTGTACCTGCTCATGGTGATCACGGGCTTCTCGGGGCAGGAGTTGCTCGGGACGCTGTTCTTGCTGCTGCCCCCGCTGCTGCTCATCGGCGGCCTGGGGCCGCACATGCTGCTCAAGTGGATGGTGACGCGCACCCTGCGCGAGCCGGATCCCACGGAGTCCCCCGCCGCCCGGCTCGATCGCATCCTGAGGCTGCCGCAGGCGTACGAGGGCGGACTCATCGCGCTGACCGCGCTCGGCGCGGCCATCTACGCCGCCGTCCCGACGTTCTACTACCCGGGCAAGAGCGCGTGGGCCATTCCCTGGTCCGTCGTCATCGTGGTGCTGCTGGGCATGCTCAGTGGCATCCACACGCGCTTGATGATCGAGCAGGTCCTCCGGCCCCACGCCATCGCGGAGTTTCAACGTCATCCGGAGTTTGATCTGGAAGGCACGGGTTTCACCTGGCCGCGCTACCGGTGGTACCTGCCCTATGCCTTCGGGCTGTTCATCCTGTGCGCGCTGACGGTGAGCTTCACGGTGCTCGGCCGGGAGGCCTACCCCGTCTATCTCCGCGTGCTGCAGCAGGTGGATGCCATGCCCCAGGGGCAGGCCTCCCCCATCCTGCGGGCGGCCGTGGGCCAGGTGCTCGAAGCCTCCGCCCTCCCGCTGTTGCTGCTCAACAGCTACGTGCTGGTGGTGGCCACGCTCTCGGCCCTGAGCCTCGCCCGGCATCTGTCGGAGGGCGCGCGCAGCGTGCAGGCCTCCATGGAGGCGCTGGCCGCGGGCGCGCCCATGCTGCCCCAGTGGTCCTCCACCGACGAGATCGGTGACCTGGCCGCCGCCACCGCCCGCGCCTTCGCCAAGCTGCGCGACTTCTCCCTGTCCCTGCGCGACTCCGCGGGCGCGCTCAAGAACAGCGCCGAGCAGCTCGGCATGTCCACCACCAAGCAGACCGAGGTGCTCACCCTCCAGGCCTCCGCCCTCCAGGAAACCCAGGTCACCGCCCAGGAAATCAAGCAGACGTCCGCCATGGCCAGCCAGAAGGCGGAGAACGTGCTGCGCCAGACCGAGCGGGCCAATGAGATCAGCCAGGTGGGCGAGCAGGCCATCCAGCGCACCCTCGATGGGCTCAAGGCCATCCAAGGCCAGGTGAACGAGATGGCCTCGCGCATCCGCGCGCTCGACGAACGCGCCCGGCAGATCGGCCGCATCACCGAGAGCGTGAAGAGCCTGGCGGACCGCTCCAACATGCTCGCCCTCAACGCCGCCATCGAGGCGGTGCGCTCGGGCGAACACGGCAAGGGCTTTGGCGTGGTGGCGCGGGAGATCCGCTCGCTGGCGGATCAATCCATCAAGGCCACCCACAACGTGAGCATCATCCTCGAGGACATCTCCGAGGCCATCCGCACCACCGCCGCCATCACCGAGGAGGGCTCGGCGAAGGTGGGCACCAGCCTGGGGGAGATCCGCGAGTTCGGCGAGACCCTCCAGCAGTTGTCCAACATCGTCCGGGACAACGCGCAATCCGTGCGGCAGATCACCACGGCGGTCAATCAGCAGGGCACGGGCATCACGCAGATCTTCCAGGCGGTGACGGATCTGTCGACGATGATGGACCAGACCATGGCCCAGTTGAACACCTCCATGAGCGCGGTGGACCTCGTCCGGGACGTGTCGCACCAGGTGTCCAACTTCCTCGGCAACTACGGCTGGCAGCAGAAGCAGCAGGACCCCGAGTCGCACTGA
- a CDS encoding thrombospondin type 3 repeat-containing protein, protein MSHTHSAGPRGLSLFATLMLAATSLAGSDALAQPTGLGRFELERLVLNPNGQGSLSVGTGELLPQGGYRLSLLGHYENDPLVMYRDGNRLGSVVRDRVTAHLLAAWAPLRWLELGAQLPVVAWQNGDDLSGQGVGAPARTGLGTPMVYARVGLLAQQREAPLDLALELGVGLPVGSVDTLSRDGSVRLEPKVMLGRRFGGLRAGVEGSVLLRPSVMVGGEEVEDVLGSEVRLGAVVATTGPGLRGELNLRGVLPLGGQPQSMELLAGLRLPLSERVEAYALGGPGFGDTLGTPTFRALVGVALVDGRPRDADKDGILDDQDKCPNEAGPAERQGCPVRDADGDGIEDGQDKCPNEAGPAERQGCPVRDADGDGIEDGQDKCPNEAGPAERQGCPVRDADGDGIEDGQDKCPSEAGPAERQGCPVRDADKDGIEDGQDKCPTEAGLKELRGCPAKDSDNDTVADHLDNCPNEAGVADNQGCPAKQKQMVAIQKGKLEIKEQVFFATGKAVIQPRSFKMLDQVAKVLREHPEVEQMIIEGHTDNRGKAEANRKLSQTRAESVKKYLVGKGVEASRLEAKGFGPDQPIASNDTEKGRAANRRVDFIITTPEREQQ, encoded by the coding sequence ATGAGCCATACCCACTCGGCAGGCCCCAGAGGCCTGTCGCTTTTCGCCACACTGATGCTTGCCGCCACATCGCTCGCCGGTTCGGACGCGCTCGCCCAGCCCACGGGCCTGGGCCGCTTCGAGCTGGAGCGCCTCGTGCTCAACCCCAACGGACAGGGCTCGCTCTCCGTGGGAACGGGCGAGCTGCTCCCCCAGGGGGGCTACCGGCTCTCGCTGCTGGGGCACTACGAGAACGATCCCCTGGTGATGTACCGGGACGGCAACCGGCTCGGCTCGGTGGTGCGCGACCGCGTCACCGCGCACCTGCTGGCGGCCTGGGCACCCCTGCGGTGGCTGGAGCTGGGCGCGCAGCTTCCCGTGGTGGCGTGGCAGAACGGGGATGACCTCTCCGGGCAGGGCGTGGGCGCACCGGCGCGCACGGGACTGGGCACGCCCATGGTGTACGCGCGGGTGGGGCTGCTCGCGCAGCAGCGCGAGGCGCCGTTGGATCTGGCGCTCGAGCTGGGTGTGGGCCTGCCCGTGGGCAGCGTGGACACGCTGTCGCGGGACGGGAGCGTGCGCCTCGAGCCCAAGGTGATGCTGGGCCGGCGCTTTGGTGGGCTGCGCGCGGGTGTGGAGGGCAGCGTGCTGCTGCGGCCCTCCGTCATGGTGGGCGGCGAGGAGGTGGAGGACGTGCTGGGCAGCGAGGTGCGCCTGGGCGCGGTGGTGGCCACGACGGGGCCGGGGCTGCGCGGCGAGCTGAATCTGCGCGGCGTCCTCCCGCTCGGCGGCCAGCCGCAGTCCATGGAACTGCTGGCCGGTCTGCGGCTGCCCCTGAGCGAGCGCGTCGAGGCCTATGCCCTGGGCGGTCCCGGCTTTGGTGACACGCTCGGCACCCCCACCTTCCGCGCGCTGGTGGGTGTGGCGCTGGTCGATGGAAGGCCGCGTGACGCCGACAAGGACGGCATCCTGGACGACCAGGACAAGTGCCCCAACGAGGCGGGTCCGGCCGAGCGTCAGGGCTGCCCGGTGCGTGACGCCGACGGCGATGGCATCGAGGACGGCCAGGACAAGTGCCCCAACGAGGCGGGCCCGGCCGAGCGCCAGGGTTGCCCGGTGCGTGATGCCGACGGCGATGGCATCGAGGACGGTCAGGACAAGTGCCCCAATGAGGCGGGTCCGGCCGAGCGCCAGGGCTGCCCGGTGCGTGATGCCGACGGCGATGGCATCGAGGACGGCCAGGACAAGTGCCCCAGCGAGGCGGGCCCGGCCGAGCGCCAGGGTTGCCCGGTGCGTGATGCCGACAAGGACGGCATCGAGGATGGTCAGGACAAGTGCCCCACCGAGGCGGGTCTGAAGGAGCTGCGCGGCTGCCCGGCGAAGGACAGCGACAACGACACCGTCGCGGACCACCTGGACAACTGCCCCAACGAGGCGGGTGTGGCCGACAACCAGGGCTGCCCGGCGAAGCAGAAGCAGATGGTGGCCATCCAGAAGGGCAAGCTGGAGATCAAGGAGCAGGTGTTCTTCGCCACGGGCAAGGCGGTCATCCAGCCGCGCTCCTTCAAGATGCTGGATCAGGTGGCCAAGGTGCTGCGCGAGCACCCCGAGGTGGAGCAGATGATCATCGAGGGCCACACCGACAACCGAGGCAAGGCGGAGGCCAACCGCAAGCTGTCCCAGACCCGGGCCGAGTCGGTGAAGAAGTACCTGGTGGGCAAGGGCGTGGAGGCGTCGCGCCTGGAGGCCAAGGGCTTCGGTCCCGACCAGCCCATCGCGTCCAACGACACGGAGAAGGGCCGCGCGGCCAACCGCCGCGTGGATTTCATCATCACCACCCCCGAGCGCGAGCAGCAGTAG
- the agmC gene encoding adventurous gliding motility protein AgmC, which translates to MSTPIIKKWLAAVLCVLALGSSAARAELDSFYLGDGRDKEKTVNAPGTKVNTYAQVTANIAANTKEILVGATVGAATKIQAGNLIMVLQTTGIEPTPSSDATSIDLSGKPVGTWELARVNKVSGSDSEATLTLTEPLVRDYKALVTQVIVVPEYTTVTIKALSSIVALPWDGSRGGVVAFLATETLTMEGVSSESARISASALGFRGGTFVAGSSTTPDCIGGLKGEGIANTQYGSTYTGRGNVANSGGGGDCVRSGGGGGASVGAGGVGGNTFDNRAVGGKGGAALSFNEPNRLIFGGGGGAGHGLTADGQSAGRGGGIVFVRARQLTGTGIFEAAGGPGALSNSEAGSGGGAGGTVHLRFARTANCSQIDASGGLGGSTNGSRIGPGGGGGGGYLFFQSAAGGSCAANNDNNDDSVDGAIAGSQRTTSAGFYGATSGSPGRHKVLLTGFVQVPPEIKTPTNGAVLNASPAEISGTAEANSTLTLVLTTGTTSTPYGPIQVRADDTWSLNTPTLPVLPDGTYTVTVRTTNKNGDTSLPVTSTFTVDTIAPTVAITAPVDGQTSSTNVTEVSGTAEPGSKVTVEVGGTTYRDIIVPDSRIWTVTLNSPLTNGGPYTATATATDAAGNSATTTSTFRVDTSAPAVSILAPANGQPSSTNVTEVSGMAEPGSKLTVVVEGTTYPDVPVENDGSWTVTLNAPLTHGGPYTATATATDTAGNSATATSTFSVDTQAPAAPVVTGPANGDTVTDTTPVITGTAEPNTTVTVIIDNVVVGTAPVDGSGHWSYTPSTPLSLDQHKVEARTQDPAGNTSPVSEPSTFTVVIDTNITTGPSGTTPNRGATFEFDSGQPGVTYECRLDGGEWTPCTSPVTYDNLPDGEHTFEVRSRDSAGNVDSTPATRTWTVHVGDIDFRGDGVGCSASGGDSSLVLMALGSVLALARRRRQR; encoded by the coding sequence ATGAGCACTCCAATCATCAAGAAGTGGCTCGCGGCGGTACTGTGCGTACTGGCCCTGGGCTCGTCGGCGGCGAGGGCCGAGCTGGATTCGTTCTACCTGGGCGATGGGCGCGACAAGGAAAAGACGGTGAACGCCCCTGGTACCAAGGTCAACACCTATGCCCAGGTGACCGCCAACATCGCGGCCAACACCAAGGAGATCTTGGTGGGCGCCACCGTGGGTGCCGCCACGAAAATCCAGGCGGGCAATCTGATCATGGTCCTCCAGACGACGGGGATCGAGCCCACCCCCTCCTCTGATGCCACCAGCATCGATCTCAGTGGCAAACCGGTGGGGACCTGGGAGCTGGCGCGAGTGAACAAGGTCTCGGGCTCGGATTCGGAAGCGACCTTGACCCTGACCGAGCCGCTCGTACGCGACTACAAGGCCCTGGTTACCCAGGTCATCGTGGTTCCGGAGTACACCACCGTCACGATCAAGGCCTTGAGCAGCATCGTCGCGCTCCCCTGGGATGGGAGCCGCGGAGGTGTGGTTGCCTTCTTGGCTACGGAAACTCTCACCATGGAGGGAGTCAGCAGCGAGAGTGCAAGGATCAGCGCGAGTGCGTTGGGCTTCCGAGGAGGGACGTTCGTCGCCGGTTCCTCGACCACACCCGACTGCATTGGCGGGCTCAAGGGTGAGGGGATCGCCAACACTCAATACGGCTCGACATATACCGGTCGCGGCAATGTCGCCAATAGCGGTGGTGGCGGAGACTGCGTTCGATCGGGCGGTGGTGGAGGGGCCAGCGTAGGCGCGGGCGGCGTGGGCGGTAACACCTTTGACAACCGGGCCGTCGGTGGAAAAGGCGGCGCGGCACTGTCCTTCAATGAGCCCAACCGCCTCATTTTTGGCGGTGGAGGTGGCGCGGGCCATGGATTGACAGCGGATGGCCAATCGGCTGGCCGGGGTGGAGGCATTGTCTTCGTGCGAGCCAGACAACTCACGGGCACGGGCATTTTCGAAGCGGCGGGTGGGCCTGGTGCCTTGTCCAACTCCGAGGCCGGTAGCGGTGGTGGGGCTGGAGGCACCGTCCATCTGCGCTTCGCGAGAACCGCCAATTGCTCCCAGATCGATGCGTCTGGTGGTTTGGGAGGCAGCACAAATGGCTCGAGGATCGGGCCTGGAGGTGGCGGCGGCGGTGGATATCTCTTCTTCCAATCCGCCGCTGGGGGATCTTGTGCTGCAAACAACGACAACAACGACGACAGCGTTGATGGTGCCATCGCTGGAAGCCAAAGAACCACCAGTGCGGGTTTCTATGGCGCGACGTCGGGCAGTCCGGGTCGCCATAAGGTGCTGTTGACCGGATTCGTTCAGGTGCCCCCTGAGATCAAGACGCCGACCAATGGAGCGGTGCTCAATGCTTCCCCAGCGGAAATTTCAGGAACTGCGGAGGCCAACAGCACCCTGACGCTGGTGCTCACCACGGGCACGACGAGCACGCCGTATGGCCCGATCCAGGTGCGCGCGGACGACACCTGGAGCCTCAATACCCCCACGCTGCCCGTTCTGCCGGATGGCACCTACACCGTGACGGTGAGGACAACGAACAAGAATGGCGATACGAGCCTCCCCGTCACCAGCACCTTCACCGTGGACACCATCGCGCCGACGGTGGCCATCACGGCCCCGGTCGATGGCCAGACAAGCAGTACGAATGTAACGGAGGTCAGCGGGACGGCCGAGCCTGGCAGCAAGGTGACCGTGGAGGTCGGGGGCACGACGTACCGCGACATCATCGTGCCAGATTCCAGAATCTGGACCGTCACGCTGAACTCGCCGCTGACGAATGGTGGCCCCTACACCGCCACGGCCACCGCCACGGATGCGGCCGGCAACTCCGCCACCACCACCAGCACCTTCCGCGTGGACACCTCGGCGCCTGCGGTCTCCATCTTGGCACCGGCCAATGGCCAGCCAAGCAGTACGAATGTGACGGAGGTCAGCGGAATGGCCGAGCCCGGCAGCAAGCTGACCGTGGTGGTCGAGGGCACGACGTACCCCGACGTCCCTGTGGAGAATGATGGCAGCTGGACCGTCACGCTCAACGCGCCGCTGACGCATGGCGGCCCCTACACCGCCACCGCCACGGCCACCGACACGGCGGGCAACTCCGCCACCGCCACCAGCACATTCTCCGTCGACACCCAGGCCCCTGCGGCGCCCGTGGTGACAGGTCCCGCCAACGGCGACACCGTGACGGACACCACGCCCGTCATCACCGGTACCGCCGAGCCCAACACCACCGTCACCGTCATCATTGATAACGTGGTGGTGGGAACCGCCCCGGTGGATGGCTCCGGCCACTGGAGCTACACGCCGTCCACGCCGCTGTCGCTGGATCAGCACAAGGTGGAGGCCCGCACTCAAGACCCGGCGGGCAACACCAGCCCTGTGTCGGAGCCCAGCACCTTCACCGTCGTCATCGACACGAACATCACCACCGGTCCCTCGGGCACCACGCCCAACCGGGGCGCGACGTTCGAGTTCGACTCCGGACAGCCGGGCGTGACGTACGAGTGCCGCCTGGATGGTGGCGAGTGGACGCCGTGCACGTCGCCCGTCACCTACGACAACCTGCCCGACGGCGAGCACACCTTCGAGGTCCGGTCCCGTGATTCCGCGGGCAATGTGGACTCGACGCCCGCCACCCGCACCTGGACCGTGCACGTGGGAGACATCGACTTCCGCGGTGATGGTGTCGGCTGCTCGGCCTCCGGCGGGGACTCCTCGCTGGTGCTGATGGCGCTGGGCTCGGTCCTCGCGCTGGCCCGCCGCCGCCGTCAGCGCTGA
- a CDS encoding acyl-CoA dehydrogenase family protein: protein MMNAESKQVLDAARELAPVVGSRAADIEAGRRLPLELLGQLKQAGFFRMFVPRSHGGLEVDLRTGMQVLETLARADGATGWTTMIGSESPHLFSFLSRERFDAIYSGGPDVIMAGGFNAQGQAEVEPGGYRVTGRWGFASGCQHADWLLGNCVVLREGKPLPGPTEGMPRTRAMLLRPQEVRILDTWNVLGLRGTGSHDIEMEGAFCPEENSLDIFSGTSHLPGPGFVAPLLHFALHMAAVSLGIAQGALEDLVTIVGTGKRRMYARVSLSESPVFQLQLGRADTRVRATRALLRDLSEELWAACTNDPAAIPAVAPRVSAALAWVTETAVEVVGACYQAAGASALKDGSSLQRRFRDLHTFRQHAAAAEGWLGQAGAALLGQPTGFWT, encoded by the coding sequence ATGATGAATGCCGAGTCGAAGCAGGTGCTGGACGCCGCGCGGGAGCTGGCTCCGGTGGTGGGCTCCCGGGCGGCGGACATCGAGGCGGGGCGCCGGCTGCCGTTGGAGCTGCTCGGCCAGCTCAAACAGGCGGGTTTCTTCCGGATGTTCGTCCCCCGGAGCCATGGAGGCCTCGAGGTGGACCTGCGCACCGGCATGCAGGTCCTGGAGACCCTGGCCCGAGCGGATGGCGCCACCGGGTGGACGACGATGATCGGCTCGGAGAGCCCCCACCTCTTCTCGTTCCTGTCACGGGAGCGCTTCGATGCCATCTACTCGGGCGGGCCGGACGTCATCATGGCCGGCGGCTTCAACGCCCAGGGCCAGGCGGAGGTGGAACCGGGTGGCTACCGCGTCACCGGCCGGTGGGGCTTCGCCAGCGGTTGCCAGCACGCGGACTGGCTGCTCGGCAACTGCGTCGTCCTGCGCGAGGGCAAGCCGCTCCCGGGCCCCACCGAGGGCATGCCCCGGACGCGGGCCATGCTCCTGCGGCCCCAGGAGGTGCGCATCCTCGACACCTGGAACGTGCTTGGCCTGAGGGGCACGGGCAGCCACGACATCGAGATGGAGGGCGCCTTCTGCCCCGAGGAGAACTCCCTCGACATCTTCTCCGGCACGTCCCACCTGCCGGGCCCGGGGTTCGTCGCGCCCCTGCTGCACTTCGCGCTGCACATGGCGGCGGTGTCGTTGGGCATCGCCCAGGGCGCGCTGGAGGATCTGGTGACGATCGTCGGGACCGGCAAGCGGCGGATGTACGCCCGCGTGTCCCTCTCCGAGTCCCCCGTCTTCCAACTCCAGCTCGGCCGCGCCGACACGCGCGTGCGGGCCACCCGGGCGTTGCTGCGCGACCTCTCCGAGGAGCTCTGGGCCGCGTGCACGAACGACCCCGCGGCCATTCCGGCCGTGGCGCCGCGAGTCTCGGCGGCCCTGGCCTGGGTGACGGAGACGGCGGTCGAGGTCGTAGGCGCGTGCTACCAGGCGGCGGGCGCCAGCGCGCTCAAGGACGGCTCGAGCCTGCAGCGGCGCTTCCGGGACCTGCACACCTTCCGGCAGCACGCGGCCGCGGCGGAAGGCTGGTTGGGCCAGGCCGGGGCCGCCCTGCTCGGGCAGCCCACGGGCTTCTGGACCTGA
- a CDS encoding transglycosylase SLT domain-containing protein, with translation MKAFLPLFAVAAATSLAFTQAAPPPESASQEPAAPPRSLTGNAPPEAQFSPPPDAEKSLVPPGYMQVFNPAFPGEPPPAPPLAPPVSLGRAYGLEDLSPYFAQGTLQQAKAAFDLGQYTRTRELLEKEGQAPPVRYLRALSAVRAGDHARAAEEMRALAADYPALRDRCLTHAGVALEALGRFPEAAEMFSQVPESSRLYADARLGLGRVLRKTKDAEGAITALAPLANLVAPAWGRNVAAEALLASADLAVDLKDKARERDFLWRLWARHPLTPLAQVAQARLKGQQPPLEMKVVRAEQLIELHRNRQGLELLQPLLPKLVLPDALACRAHFAYGKALRKERQHTAAIAALTPVADKCQDRELLPRVLYVLGSSRSIVDQVRGPETYERLARDFPEHSFADDALFFAADLYVKTGRPERASERLKTLAMLYPQGDYLGEALFKDYWIARERKAADGGIPILEEIEKRFAEADETNDVERARYWRARTLQERKQPEQAAALFESLALEHPATYYGLMARTVLGTLDPERARRLLPQLDFSQQERREPWPLHAGVMEKDPHFLAAVELLRLGFPEAVSSELLAINRVNLPAENIRLLVHLLALSGDERGAHAVARIALRRDLSGPITPQTRPLWEVAYPNAFRDLIEKHTAAAGVEPDLLQALMREESALDPKALSWAGALGLTQLMPSTAKAVARQLKLRAPSTQALLEPELNIRLGAHYLGSLLKRFPGQTPFAVGSYNAGPLAVDKWRADRPGMPLDAWVEEVPIAETRGYIKRVLRSFNTYQLLYGRPTKAPLLQASK, from the coding sequence ATGAAAGCCTTCCTGCCGCTGTTCGCCGTCGCCGCCGCCACCTCTCTGGCCTTCACCCAGGCGGCTCCGCCCCCGGAGTCCGCCTCCCAGGAGCCGGCCGCGCCTCCCCGGTCGCTCACCGGCAACGCGCCTCCCGAGGCCCAGTTCTCGCCGCCCCCGGATGCGGAGAAGTCCCTCGTGCCCCCGGGGTACATGCAGGTCTTCAACCCGGCCTTCCCGGGTGAGCCGCCTCCGGCGCCGCCCCTGGCTCCTCCCGTCTCCCTCGGCCGCGCCTACGGCCTGGAGGACCTCTCCCCGTACTTCGCCCAGGGCACGCTCCAGCAGGCCAAGGCGGCCTTCGACCTGGGCCAGTACACCCGCACCCGCGAGCTGCTCGAGAAGGAGGGCCAGGCTCCGCCCGTGCGCTACCTGCGGGCCTTGAGCGCCGTGCGCGCCGGGGACCACGCGCGTGCCGCCGAGGAGATGCGCGCCCTGGCCGCGGACTACCCCGCGCTGCGCGACCGCTGCCTCACCCACGCCGGGGTCGCCCTGGAGGCCCTCGGCCGCTTCCCCGAGGCCGCCGAGATGTTCTCCCAGGTGCCCGAGTCGTCCCGGCTCTACGCCGATGCCCGCCTGGGGCTCGGCCGCGTGCTGCGCAAGACGAAGGACGCCGAGGGCGCCATCACCGCGCTCGCGCCCCTGGCCAACCTCGTCGCCCCCGCCTGGGGCCGCAACGTCGCCGCCGAGGCCCTGCTGGCCAGCGCCGACCTCGCCGTGGACCTGAAGGACAAGGCGCGCGAGCGCGACTTCCTCTGGCGCCTGTGGGCCCGCCACCCCCTCACCCCCCTGGCGCAGGTCGCCCAGGCGCGGCTCAAGGGCCAGCAGCCCCCCCTGGAGATGAAGGTCGTGCGCGCCGAGCAGCTCATCGAGCTGCACCGCAACCGCCAGGGGTTGGAGCTGCTCCAGCCCCTCTTGCCCAAGCTCGTGCTGCCCGACGCGCTCGCCTGCCGCGCCCACTTCGCCTACGGCAAGGCCCTGCGCAAGGAGCGCCAGCACACCGCCGCCATCGCCGCGCTCACCCCCGTGGCCGACAAGTGCCAGGACCGTGAGCTGCTGCCGCGCGTGCTCTACGTGCTCGGCTCCTCGCGCTCCATCGTGGATCAGGTGCGCGGCCCCGAGACGTATGAGCGGCTCGCCCGCGACTTCCCCGAGCACTCCTTCGCCGATGACGCGCTCTTCTTCGCCGCGGACCTGTACGTGAAGACGGGGCGGCCGGAGCGCGCCTCCGAGCGCCTCAAGACGCTGGCGATGCTCTACCCCCAGGGCGACTACCTGGGCGAGGCGCTCTTCAAGGACTACTGGATTGCTCGCGAGCGCAAGGCCGCCGACGGGGGCATCCCCATCCTCGAGGAGATCGAGAAGCGCTTCGCCGAGGCGGACGAGACGAACGACGTGGAGCGCGCGCGCTACTGGCGGGCGCGCACGCTGCAGGAGCGCAAGCAGCCCGAGCAGGCCGCGGCGCTCTTCGAGTCGCTCGCGCTGGAGCACCCGGCCACCTACTACGGGCTGATGGCGCGCACGGTGCTGGGCACATTGGATCCAGAGCGCGCGCGGCGCCTCCTGCCCCAGCTCGACTTCTCCCAGCAGGAGCGGCGCGAGCCCTGGCCCCTGCACGCGGGCGTCATGGAGAAGGATCCGCACTTCCTCGCCGCGGTGGAGCTGTTGCGCCTGGGCTTCCCCGAGGCGGTGTCCTCGGAGCTGCTCGCCATCAACCGCGTGAACCTTCCGGCCGAGAACATCCGGCTGCTCGTGCACCTGCTGGCGCTGTCCGGGGACGAGCGCGGGGCCCACGCGGTGGCGCGCATCGCCCTGCGCCGGGACTTGAGCGGACCCATCACTCCCCAGACGCGCCCGTTGTGGGAGGTGGCCTATCCCAACGCCTTCCGCGACCTCATCGAGAAGCACACCGCCGCGGCGGGCGTGGAGCCGGACCTGCTGCAGGCCCTGATGCGCGAGGAGAGCGCGTTGGATCCCAAGGCGCTCTCGTGGGCGGGGGCGCTCGGCCTCACCCAGCTCATGCCCTCCACGGCCAAGGCGGTGGCGCGGCAGCTCAAGCTCAGGGCCCCCTCGACGCAGGCGCTCCTGGAGCCGGAGCTCAACATCCGCCTGGGCGCGCACTACCTGGGCTCGCTCCTCAAGCGCTTCCCCGGCCAGACGCCGTTCGCGGTGGGCAGCTACAACGCCGGCCCCCTGGCGGTGGACAAGTGGCGCGCGGATCGTCCGGGCATGCCGCTGGACGCGTGGGTGGAGGAGGTTCCCATCGCCGAGACGCGCGGCTACATCAAGCGCGTGCTGCGCTCGTTCAACACCTACCAGCTCCTCTACGGGCGCCCCACCAAGGCGCCCCTGCTCCAGGCTTCCAAGTAG